CGAGGCCCTGGACCATCAGCCTGTTCATGCAATTTTCCTTTTACTAGCTCCAGAGACGGCATCAACTGCCTATTTAAAAATTCTGGCTCGTATATCTAGACTGCTTAAGACACCCAATGTATACGAACATCTCATGAATGCTGACAATGCCCTGCGCCTTTTAGACGTGATCAAAGATGTGGACTGCACCCTTCCTCTCTCAATATAGTAAAGCTGTTCCAACTCACTAGGCATGGGAAAGACTGAACCATGAAGAATGTACAAGCTGTAGTTATCACAGGTCTTTCAGGCTCCGGAAAGAGCACGGCTCTTAAATCCTTCGAAGACATTGGATACTTTTGTGTGGATAACATGCCAGTCAGCCTTCTTCCGAGTTTTTTTCAACTAAAAGAAGGCTCGTCCACAGAACCCGTAAAAATGGCCCTCGTAATGGATGTGAGGGAACGGGATTTCATAAATGAACATAAAAAAGTCTTTGACATCATTAAGAAAGCTGGTTTTCATCTAGAGATACTGTTCTTAGATGCAAGAGACGAAATAATAGTACAAAGATTCAACCAGACCAGGCGTAAGCATCCTTTGGCTCCTAGAGGTCCATTACTAGATGGTATCAAACTGGAAAGAGAACTGCTGCGCGATTTAAAAGAACAGGCAGGCAGGATCATAGATACATCTAATCTAAATGTCCACCAACTCAGAAAGCAAATAATGTCACTCTATTCCACGAGAAAATTCCTTGACCAGATGGTTATTCACCTGGTCTCTTTTGGTTTTAAATATGGTTTGCCCGCAGAAGCAAATCTTGTATTCGATGCTAGATTTCTTCCAAACCCCTTCTTTGTAGATGAACTAAGGCCGTATTCAGGGTTAAACATTGAAGTGAGAAACTACGTTTTGGATAATCCATTGTCCAAGTTATTTATTGAAAACATCACCAATATGTTGGAGCTTCTCATACCTGCATATAAAAATGAAGGCAAATCATATCTCGTAATTGCCATAGG
The genomic region above belongs to Dissulfuribacter thermophilus and contains:
- the rapZ gene encoding RNase adapter RapZ produces the protein MKNVQAVVITGLSGSGKSTALKSFEDIGYFCVDNMPVSLLPSFFQLKEGSSTEPVKMALVMDVRERDFINEHKKVFDIIKKAGFHLEILFLDARDEIIVQRFNQTRRKHPLAPRGPLLDGIKLERELLRDLKEQAGRIIDTSNLNVHQLRKQIMSLYSTRKFLDQMVIHLVSFGFKYGLPAEANLVFDARFLPNPFFVDELRPYSGLNIEVRNYVLDNPLSKLFIENITNMLELLIPAYKNEGKSYLVIAIGCTGGRHRSVAIVEHLKELFTKAREDVIVTHRDLALEAV